From a region of the Synechococcus sp. PCC 7502 genome:
- the acnB gene encoding bifunctional aconitate hydratase 2/2-methylisocitrate dehydratase: MLSAYRNHVSDRLQLGNIPPLPLTPQQTSELCELLQNPSASEEPVEAEFLLTLLSDRISPGVDPSAYIKAGFLTAIAKSELHSPLVSPPYAVELLGTMVGGYNVHSLIDLLSHETLGALAAKALSKTLLVFDAFNQVLELSQTNPFAKQVIDSWAAAEWFTDRPSLAEKITVTVFKVPGETNTDDLSPASQAFSRPDIPLHALSMLETKMPEGLNTIAELKKLGFPLAYVGDVVGTGSSRKSAINSVLWHIGHDIPFTPNKRAGGVILGGAIAPIFFNTAEDAGALPIQCDVTKLETGMIIDIYPYEGKVTDHHTGETLSTFTLAPITIADEVKAGGRIPLIIGRSLSDRTRHALGLEPSDVFIRPLHPEDSGKGFTLAQKMVGKACGVKGIRPGTACEPITTTVGSQDTTGPMTRDELQELACLGFSADLVLQSFCHTAAYPKPVDIKTHRELPSFFSERGGVALRPGDGIIHSWLNRMLLPDTVGTGGDSHTRFPIGISFPAGSGLVAFAAALGVMPLDMPESVLVKFTGEMQPGVTLRDLVNAIPYVAIQKGLLTVAKENKKNIFSGKILEIEGLPHLKVEQAFELSDASAERSASGCTVKLDPEPIAEYLRSNIALMQNMIARGYQDAKTLTRRIAKMQAWLDNPVLLEADTDAEYAAVIEINLDEIKEPIVAAPNDPDNVKLLSEVAGDPVQEVFIGSCMTNIGHYRAAAKVLENEPPASVRLWICPPTRMDEYQLKQEGVYSTFGLAGARTEMPGCSLCMGNQARVGDNTTVFSTSTRNFNNRMGKGARVYLGSAELAAVCSLLGRIPTVAEYLEIANRKINPFANDLYRYLNFDQISGFIEDGRIIPLDQMPRIEDILGIPAKV; the protein is encoded by the coding sequence ATGTTATCAGCCTACCGTAATCATGTTAGTGATCGCCTACAGTTAGGAAATATTCCCCCTTTACCACTTACTCCCCAGCAAACCTCTGAGCTTTGTGAACTTTTACAAAATCCCAGTGCCAGTGAAGAACCTGTAGAGGCAGAATTTTTATTAACATTGCTAAGCGATCGCATATCTCCGGGGGTTGATCCAAGTGCATATATCAAAGCAGGATTCTTAACAGCGATCGCTAAAAGTGAACTACATTCTCCCCTAGTTTCACCCCCCTATGCGGTAGAACTTCTAGGAACAATGGTTGGTGGCTATAATGTGCATTCCTTAATAGATTTACTTAGTCATGAAACCCTAGGGGCATTGGCAGCAAAAGCACTTAGCAAAACTCTATTAGTATTTGATGCATTTAACCAAGTTTTAGAACTATCCCAAACTAATCCCTTTGCCAAACAAGTAATTGATAGCTGGGCAGCCGCCGAATGGTTTACAGATCGACCATCCCTAGCTGAGAAAATCACCGTCACCGTGTTCAAAGTGCCAGGAGAAACTAACACCGACGATTTATCTCCTGCGTCCCAAGCCTTCTCTCGTCCTGATATTCCTCTCCATGCTTTAAGTATGCTGGAAACAAAGATGCCTGAAGGCTTAAACACTATAGCGGAACTAAAGAAATTAGGATTTCCCCTTGCCTATGTGGGGGATGTAGTTGGGACTGGCTCTTCGCGCAAATCGGCAATTAATTCAGTGCTTTGGCATATTGGACATGATATTCCCTTCACTCCCAATAAAAGAGCAGGTGGGGTAATTCTCGGTGGAGCGATCGCCCCAATTTTCTTTAATACCGCCGAAGATGCAGGAGCATTGCCTATTCAATGTGATGTTACTAAGCTGGAAACAGGGATGATCATTGATATCTATCCCTACGAAGGTAAAGTCACAGATCATCATACGGGCGAAACTCTTAGCACCTTTACCCTTGCACCCATCACCATTGCCGATGAAGTTAAAGCTGGTGGCAGAATTCCCTTAATTATTGGTAGAAGTTTGAGCGATCGCACCCGTCATGCCCTTGGACTAGAACCCAGTGATGTATTTATCCGTCCGTTACATCCCGAAGATTCTGGTAAAGGATTTACCCTAGCACAAAAGATGGTAGGTAAAGCCTGCGGAGTGAAAGGCATCAGACCGGGAACAGCCTGTGAACCAATTACCACAACTGTCGGCTCCCAAGATACCACTGGACCCATGACCCGTGATGAACTGCAAGAGCTTGCCTGTTTAGGTTTCAGTGCAGATTTAGTATTACAAAGCTTCTGTCATACGGCTGCCTATCCCAAACCTGTGGATATTAAAACCCATAGAGAACTTCCTTCCTTTTTCTCAGAACGGGGGGGTGTGGCTCTGCGTCCGGGTGATGGCATTATTCACTCTTGGCTCAACCGCATGCTTTTACCCGATACGGTCGGTACAGGTGGAGATTCCCATACTAGATTTCCCATTGGCATCTCTTTCCCTGCGGGTTCGGGGTTAGTTGCCTTTGCGGCTGCCTTGGGGGTTATGCCTTTAGATATGCCTGAGTCTGTATTGGTCAAATTTACGGGAGAAATGCAACCGGGGGTGACCTTACGAGATTTGGTAAATGCGATCCCCTATGTGGCGATTCAAAAGGGATTACTCACCGTTGCTAAAGAGAATAAGAAAAATATTTTCTCGGGTAAAATCTTAGAGATAGAAGGACTTCCTCATCTCAAGGTGGAACAGGCTTTTGAGCTTTCCGATGCTTCTGCCGAGCGTTCTGCCTCTGGTTGCACAGTTAAATTAGATCCAGAGCCGATCGCTGAATATCTCCGTTCTAATATTGCCTTGATGCAAAATATGATTGCTAGGGGTTATCAAGATGCTAAGACCTTAACTCGGCGCATAGCTAAAATGCAGGCATGGTTAGATAATCCTGTGTTGTTAGAAGCTGATACTGATGCGGAGTATGCGGCAGTAATTGAAATTAATCTGGATGAAATCAAGGAACCAATCGTAGCAGCACCCAATGATCCAGATAACGTGAAGCTGCTTTCAGAAGTGGCTGGCGATCCAGTCCAAGAAGTCTTCATTGGCTCCTGCATGACTAATATTGGACATTATCGGGCGGCGGCTAAGGTGTTGGAGAACGAACCTCCTGCCAGTGTCAGACTGTGGATATGTCCACCCACCAGAATGGATGAATATCAACTGAAGCAAGAAGGCGTTTACAGTACCTTTGGACTAGCAGGTGCCAGAACCGAAATGCCTGGCTGCTCCCTGTGTATGGGTAATCAAGCAAGGGTTGGCGATAATACCACTGTTTTCTCTACTTCCACTCGTAACTTTAATAACCGCATGGGTAAAGGGGCTAGGGTATATCTAGGTTCGGCAGAATTAGCGGCAGTATGTTCCCTCTTAGGACGAATTCCCACGGTGGCAGAGTACTTAGAGATCGCTAACAGGAAAATTAATCCCTTTGCCAATGATCTATATCGCTATCTCAACTTTGACCAAATTTCTGGTTTTATCGAAGATGGTAGAATTATCCCCTTAGATCAAATGCCAAGAATAGAGGATATTTTAGGTATCCCAGCCAAAGTGTAG
- the scpB gene encoding SMC-Scp complex subunit ScpB, producing MTNISQQIEAILYLKGQPMTIDAITIVAECDRNLIEDGLVDLIADYAYRNSALEIVESDAGFALCLKSQFSDLVQKIIPTDLGRGTLRTLAAIALNNPISQADVIQIRGSSAYLQIQELVDQGFIQKHRDGRSYHLEITQKFHQYFEIDDLSKLDLLQN from the coding sequence ATGACTAATATTTCTCAACAAATTGAAGCAATCCTTTACCTCAAGGGGCAACCCATGACCATAGATGCGATCACTATTGTTGCAGAATGTGACCGTAATCTCATCGAAGATGGATTGGTTGATTTGATTGCCGACTATGCTTATCGAAATAGTGCTTTAGAAATTGTTGAAAGTGATGCAGGGTTTGCATTATGCCTGAAATCTCAGTTTAGTGACCTAGTCCAGAAAATTATTCCCACCGATCTAGGACGGGGAACATTACGCACCTTAGCGGCGATCGCCCTGAATAATCCCATTAGTCAAGCTGATGTAATTCAAATTCGTGGCTCCAGTGCCTATTTGCAAATTCAAGAGTTAGTGGATCAAGGCTTCATTCAAAAACATCGGGACGGGCGATCGTATCATCTGGAAATTACCCAGAAGTTTCATCAGTATTTTGAAATTGATGATTTGTCTAAATTAGACCTCCTGCAGAACTGA
- a CDS encoding chlororespiratory reduction protein 7, whose translation MPNSIMYQEDCYVVLSPELTEQFVSLSELEEILKDLLLKIPSQLPQDLKNIPSLEHQVERLIKTACELDCHELGKWQWYVVRLDKPKITH comes from the coding sequence ATGCCCAATAGCATAATGTATCAAGAAGATTGTTATGTAGTTCTTTCGCCTGAACTCACAGAGCAGTTTGTGTCATTGTCTGAGTTAGAGGAAATTCTTAAAGATTTACTGCTCAAGATACCATCTCAACTCCCCCAAGACCTTAAAAATATTCCTAGTCTGGAACATCAGGTGGAACGTTTGATTAAAACTGCCTGCGAATTAGATTGTCATGAACTAGGCAAATGGCAATGGTATGTAGTGAGACTAGACAAACCCAAAATCACCCATTAA
- a CDS encoding lipopolysaccharide assembly protein LapB — translation MQPSELLKQGQLLRRQDRAESIACFEESIQRAESLNDEVLISKALTELAIELIEIGQIPALGRAKSLLDRSIYILKKLDREKLDSSHSQSVPSLSAHPRQATDQQRSYVIYAQGLLSLQEGNFHEAIAQFDQICSSYTNEPEMLSTLERNLAESYIGLGDFKTALSYLQKSTSRTSRANNCELLGRIYLQLDQYQRAQEYFEQSLDIAVELDDKYLRVQAFIGLSQVAIAQAQWETAITVIKDVLSQLEEPLDLQQIAYLYLNLAEAKIGIDNIPQAQEYVKQFAIPRFEKLQNQHGLGLGKRTLARVLTARLAKGMDEVTEESIEAIADELLEALMMFDNYGTPQEKARTLYDLAVIYSLCCESRYRYQFHGKAVRSLEQALAILNPFRDDSSVLVAKIELFLNELMGDFGFV, via the coding sequence ATGCAACCAAGTGAGCTTCTAAAGCAGGGGCAATTATTGCGGAGACAAGATCGAGCCGAATCGATCGCTTGTTTTGAGGAATCTATTCAACGGGCTGAGTCTTTGAATGATGAGGTGCTAATTTCTAAAGCTCTAACTGAATTAGCCATAGAGTTAATTGAAATTGGGCAAATTCCTGCCCTAGGTAGAGCTAAGTCACTTTTAGATAGATCAATCTATATATTAAAAAAATTAGACAGAGAGAAATTAGATAGTAGTCATAGCCAGTCTGTTCCTAGCTTATCCGCCCATCCACGTCAAGCCACGGATCAACAAAGAAGCTATGTTATTTATGCCCAAGGGCTTTTAAGTTTGCAGGAGGGTAACTTTCACGAAGCGATCGCCCAGTTTGATCAAATCTGTAGCAGTTACACTAATGAGCCAGAAATGCTATCGACATTGGAACGTAACTTGGCAGAATCTTATATCGGGCTTGGTGACTTTAAGACTGCTTTATCTTACTTACAGAAATCAACTTCTCGTACCAGCCGAGCTAATAACTGCGAGCTTTTAGGGCGGATTTATTTGCAACTAGATCAGTATCAGCGCGCCCAAGAGTATTTTGAACAAAGCTTGGATATAGCCGTTGAACTTGATGACAAATATTTACGGGTTCAGGCTTTTATTGGACTTAGTCAAGTAGCGATTGCCCAAGCACAATGGGAAACAGCTATTACAGTAATTAAAGATGTTTTATCCCAGCTAGAAGAACCCCTAGATTTACAGCAAATTGCCTATTTATATCTAAATTTAGCTGAAGCTAAGATTGGGATAGATAATATTCCCCAAGCTCAGGAATATGTAAAACAGTTTGCCATTCCCAGATTTGAAAAACTCCAAAATCAACATGGATTAGGATTGGGGAAACGTACCTTAGCCCGTGTGCTTACGGCTCGGTTAGCTAAAGGCATGGATGAAGTTACCGAAGAAAGTATTGAAGCGATCGCCGATGAACTTTTAGAAGCATTAATGATGTTTGATAACTATGGTACTCCCCAAGAGAAAGCTCGCACTCTCTATGATTTAGCAGTTATATATAGTCTCTGCTGTGAATCTAGGTATCGGTATCAGTTTCATGGCAAAGCAGTACGTTCCCTAGAGCAAGCTTTGGCAATCCTTAACCCATTTAGAGATGATTCATCAGTTTTAGTTGCAAAAATAGAACTATTTTTAAATGAATTAATGGGTGATTTTGGGTTTGTCTAG
- a CDS encoding YciI family protein, with amino-acid sequence MSKKYVMWGSYCDQVLEKRTPHRQDHLDNLQALKNNGQLITIGPTQNLQKVFAVYVADTEAEARSLIEADPYWQHQIWTEYEIYEWVQVF; translated from the coding sequence ATGTCTAAAAAATATGTAATGTGGGGATCATACTGTGATCAAGTTCTAGAAAAAAGAACACCCCACCGCCAAGATCATTTAGATAATCTGCAGGCATTAAAAAATAATGGGCAGTTAATTACTATCGGTCCAACCCAAAATTTACAAAAAGTATTTGCTGTGTATGTAGCTGATACCGAGGCAGAAGCTCGCAGTTTGATTGAAGCCGATCCCTACTGGCAACATCAAATTTGGACTGAGTATGAAATCTATGAATGGGTGCAGGTTTTTTAG
- a CDS encoding NIL domain-containing protein, with the protein MKQRVNLTFPKSTISIPLSYRLAIDFNIAANIIRAHIAPNQEGKMVMELSGDIDHLESALEWMRSQNIEVSSDKREIVIDEDQCVDCGLCTGVCPTTALNLDPISFRLNFRRSLCIVCEQCISVCPVEAISINL; encoded by the coding sequence ATGAAACAGAGAGTGAATCTGACTTTTCCTAAGTCCACAATTAGTATCCCTCTATCCTATCGCTTGGCAATAGATTTTAATATTGCGGCTAATATTATCCGTGCTCACATTGCCCCTAATCAAGAAGGTAAAATGGTGATGGAGCTTTCCGGCGACATTGATCATTTAGAATCTGCCCTAGAATGGATGCGATCGCAGAATATAGAGGTGTCTTCCGATAAAAGAGAAATTGTTATTGATGAAGACCAGTGTGTCGATTGTGGACTTTGTACAGGGGTTTGCCCAACTACAGCCTTAAATTTAGACCCAATTAGCTTTCGTTTGAATTTTAGGCGATCGCTTTGTATAGTTTGCGAACAATGTATTTCCGTTTGTCCCGTGGAGGCAATTTCGATTAATCTATGA
- a CDS encoding GNAT family N-acetyltransferase, translating into MVIKFLGVCDLDNRHIQFCDSPDLVDFKQLQELLRVSAFWARTRTIEDLKVAIANSNPVVTVWDGVKLIGHARATSDVVYRATIWDVVIDPDYRGTGLGRKLVQTVLAHPRVCNVERVYLMTSMQQKFYQHIGFELNSSTTLVLHNQRGSEVEVLLTQSSLSG; encoded by the coding sequence TTGGTCATTAAATTTTTAGGAGTGTGTGATTTGGATAATCGTCATATTCAGTTTTGTGATTCCCCTGACTTGGTAGATTTTAAGCAGTTACAGGAGTTACTCAGAGTCAGTGCATTTTGGGCAAGGACAAGAACCATAGAAGACTTAAAAGTGGCGATCGCCAATTCCAATCCCGTAGTTACAGTGTGGGATGGCGTAAAGTTAATTGGTCATGCTCGTGCTACTAGTGATGTGGTTTATCGGGCAACAATTTGGGATGTGGTGATTGATCCAGATTACCGAGGTACGGGCTTGGGTAGAAAGTTAGTGCAGACCGTTTTGGCACATCCGAGAGTCTGTAATGTGGAACGTGTGTATTTAATGACTTCGATGCAACAGAAGTTTTATCAACATATTGGGTTTGAGCTTAACTCAAGTACGACTTTGGTTTTACATAATCAACGGGGATCAGAAGTAGAAGTTTTACTAACGCAGTCATCTTTATCTGGGTGA
- the truB gene encoding tRNA pseudouridine(55) synthase TruB, producing the protein MAKQSLIFKDSKDSCSVINGFLNLHKPRGITAHDCISRVRKLLNQKKVGHSGTLDPMATGVLPIAIGNCTRLLRFLPEGKAYKATIRFGIITNTDDMEGEILTQKECPDLKLIDIERLLPLFQGTIQQRPPAFSAIQVNGVRLYDLARAGLPVEVPIRTVEVYKIEVLAWRSGSFPELDLMIACGSGTYIRAIARDLGELLKCGATLSGLERTFSNGFDLIDSKTFTEIAQIPETSEPSHGLISADAALQNLAMIELPIDAAKRWTQGQALSTNQYSRYISLDSNLSSASTSGNNYRRIYAQAQFLGVGEIHVDQLIPVVVLETQLLSQ; encoded by the coding sequence ATGGCGAAGCAATCGCTAATTTTTAAAGATTCTAAGGATAGTTGTTCTGTGATTAATGGTTTTTTAAATCTGCATAAGCCTAGAGGAATTACTGCCCACGACTGTATTAGCCGAGTTCGTAAACTTCTTAATCAAAAAAAAGTAGGACATAGTGGCACCCTTGACCCAATGGCAACAGGAGTTTTACCGATCGCCATTGGTAATTGTACAAGACTGCTGCGATTTCTCCCTGAAGGCAAGGCATATAAAGCAACGATACGGTTTGGAATTATTACCAATACTGATGATATGGAAGGGGAAATTTTGACTCAAAAGGAATGTCCAGACCTTAAATTAATAGATATTGAAAGGCTCTTACCCCTATTTCAAGGCACTATTCAACAACGTCCACCTGCCTTTAGTGCCATTCAAGTCAATGGAGTACGGTTATATGATTTAGCGCGTGCTGGTTTACCCGTGGAAGTACCGATTAGAACCGTAGAAGTTTATAAAATTGAAGTTTTGGCATGGCGATCAGGAAGTTTTCCCGAATTAGACCTAATGATTGCCTGTGGTAGTGGTACCTATATTCGGGCGATCGCTCGTGATTTAGGAGAGTTACTAAAATGTGGAGCAACTTTATCAGGCTTGGAACGCACCTTTAGCAATGGATTTGATCTTATTGACAGCAAAACTTTTACTGAAATTGCCCAAATCCCTGAGACTTCAGAGCCTAGCCATGGTTTAATCTCTGCCGATGCGGCTCTGCAAAATCTTGCCATGATTGAATTACCGATAGATGCGGCAAAACGTTGGACGCAAGGACAGGCTCTAAGCACTAATCAATATAGTCGATATATCAGCCTGGATTCTAATTTATCTTCTGCAAGTACTTCTGGGAATAACTATCGGCGAATTTATGCCCAAGCTCAGTTTTTAGGAGTCGGCGAAATTCATGTTGATCAGCTTATACCCGTAGTAGTCCTTGAGACCCAACTCCTTAGCCAGTAA
- a CDS encoding CIA30 family protein, which yields MHKIQKKALESWHLGRFVKTLAYFGVIPILSDNIWFQTIMGNPALNNLDSKAYADPIILDKYAVTSPGIKPLSSNLSLFNFRDPSKNSQDAWGAIDDVVMGGVSQSNITVSSSGAIFSGVVSTANSGGFASVRTRNFEPPLNLAQYTGIELRLKGDGQRYKFLVRGETRWDGVAFSISFDTERERWITVRIPFTQMQPIFRSKTVAGAILNPAQIYAFQLMLSKFEYDGALNPRFTAGNFQLQIESISAYSN from the coding sequence TTGCATAAAATACAAAAAAAAGCATTAGAATCTTGGCATCTAGGGCGATTTGTCAAAACCCTTGCCTATTTTGGCGTTATTCCAATTTTGAGTGATAACATTTGGTTTCAAACAATCATGGGGAATCCAGCCCTAAACAACCTTGATAGTAAAGCCTATGCTGATCCGATTATTCTTGATAAATACGCTGTAACGAGTCCTGGGATTAAGCCATTGTCATCAAATCTATCCTTATTTAACTTTCGTGATCCATCAAAAAACTCACAAGATGCTTGGGGGGCGATCGATGATGTGGTTATGGGCGGGGTTAGCCAAAGTAATATTACCGTATCAAGTAGTGGAGCCATATTTTCTGGAGTTGTATCCACTGCCAACTCAGGCGGATTTGCTTCAGTGCGGACTCGCAACTTTGAACCCCCACTAAATCTCGCTCAATATACAGGAATTGAACTGCGGCTTAAAGGAGATGGGCAAAGGTATAAGTTTTTAGTGCGGGGTGAGACTCGATGGGATGGAGTTGCCTTTAGTATTTCCTTTGATACTGAACGGGAACGCTGGATAACTGTTCGGATTCCTTTTACCCAAATGCAGCCCATATTTCGGTCAAAAACTGTGGCGGGGGCTATTCTTAATCCTGCCCAAATCTATGCTTTTCAGTTAATGCTAAGTAAATTTGAGTATGACGGTGCTTTAAACCCTCGATTTACCGCAGGCAATTTCCAACTTCAAATTGAATCTATTAGTGCTTACAGTAATTGA
- a CDS encoding NAD(P)/FAD-dependent oxidoreductase, whose product MTQKHIVIIGGGFGGLYAAQKLQGIDARITLIDKRNFHLFQPLLYQVATGVLSPADIASPLRGVLANQKNTTVLMGEVKDIDPDSKKIYVSGGEEIDYDYAIVATGVSHHYFGNDHWSQWAPGLKTVEDAINIRRRILDAFETAEKETDPEKRKALLTFVVIGGGPTGVELAGAIGELANHTLHDEFSNINTTEAEILLLEGFERILPPYAPDLSASATDALTKLGVTVKTGAIVTNIHDHVVTFRCGDRTEEVTAQTILWAAGVKASALGEILAKRADAPLDRVGRVMVSPDLSVPNHPSLFVIGDLAHYAHQDEGKPLPGVAPVAMQQGEFIAKLLKAQIRNLPLPQFRYVDRGSLAVIGRNAAVVDLRFMKLTGMPAWLIWTFLHIFYLVEFDNQLVVMVQWAFNYFTRKRGARIITTKYSQQVTIPEVSIPEVSTT is encoded by the coding sequence GTGACCCAAAAACATATTGTGATCATCGGCGGCGGTTTCGGAGGTCTATACGCAGCCCAAAAATTACAAGGAATTGATGCTCGAATTACCCTAATTGATAAACGTAATTTCCATTTATTTCAGCCCCTTCTGTATCAAGTTGCCACTGGAGTTCTGTCACCTGCTGATATTGCCTCACCTTTACGGGGAGTACTGGCAAATCAAAAAAACACCACAGTCTTGATGGGAGAAGTTAAGGATATTGATCCCGACTCCAAGAAAATCTATGTAAGTGGTGGTGAAGAAATTGACTATGATTATGCGATCGTGGCAACGGGAGTCAGTCATCACTATTTTGGCAACGATCATTGGTCACAATGGGCACCTGGACTGAAAACCGTAGAAGATGCTATTAATATTCGGCGGCGTATTTTAGATGCCTTTGAAACTGCGGAAAAAGAAACCGATCCAGAAAAGCGTAAAGCTCTACTCACTTTTGTCGTCATTGGCGGAGGCCCCACTGGAGTTGAATTAGCAGGGGCGATCGGGGAGTTAGCAAATCATACTCTCCATGATGAATTTAGCAATATCAATACTACGGAAGCAGAAATTCTATTGTTAGAAGGGTTTGAGCGGATATTACCTCCCTATGCTCCAGACTTATCTGCCTCTGCCACCGATGCTTTAACGAAATTAGGTGTAACCGTTAAAACAGGAGCGATTGTTACTAATATTCATGACCATGTAGTTACTTTCCGTTGTGGCGATCGCACAGAAGAAGTTACAGCACAAACTATTCTATGGGCAGCAGGGGTCAAAGCTTCCGCCTTAGGGGAAATTCTGGCAAAACGGGCGGATGCACCTCTTGATCGAGTTGGTAGAGTTATGGTTTCACCAGATTTATCCGTACCTAATCATCCCAGCTTATTTGTGATAGGCGACTTGGCTCACTACGCCCATCAAGATGAAGGTAAGCCCTTACCTGGGGTAGCACCCGTTGCCATGCAGCAGGGAGAATTCATTGCCAAATTACTTAAAGCCCAAATCCGCAACTTACCTTTACCCCAATTCCGTTATGTAGATCGTGGTAGCTTAGCAGTAATCGGCAGAAATGCTGCGGTAGTGGATTTACGGTTTATGAAGCTCACAGGTATGCCGGCTTGGTTAATTTGGACTTTTCTCCATATTTTTTACCTAGTGGAATTTGATAACCAATTAGTAGTAATGGTGCAATGGGCTTTTAATTACTTCACCCGCAAACGTGGGGCTAGAATCATTACTACCAAGTACTCTCAGCAGGTCACAATTCCTGAAGTTTCGATTCCTGAAGTATCAACCACCTAA
- a CDS encoding flavin reductase family protein, producing MHIDPKSISASDSYKLLTNIIVPRPIAWVTTQNSKGVINLAPFSFFNAIGSNPLYLIISVGNKDDGSIKDTGKNILDNHEFVVNLVNEDLLNAMNISAANFPEAESELTAIGLHGADSKQIKVPRVAEAQASLECVLHSHQPLGIYTLIIGQVVMFHVDDNLLGDRYHINGFAPIGRMGSPAYYCRTSDRFELPRISYEQWQKESGL from the coding sequence ATGCACATTGATCCAAAATCCATTTCTGCTTCAGATAGTTACAAACTTTTAACCAATATTATTGTGCCGCGACCGATCGCTTGGGTAACTACACAAAATTCAAAAGGAGTAATCAATCTGGCACCATTTAGCTTTTTTAACGCCATAGGTAGTAATCCCTTATACCTCATTATCAGTGTTGGAAATAAAGATGATGGCAGCATCAAGGATACAGGTAAAAATATTCTTGACAATCATGAGTTTGTGGTTAATCTAGTAAATGAAGACCTGTTAAATGCTATGAATATTTCTGCTGCTAATTTTCCTGAGGCAGAAAGTGAACTCACGGCTATTGGGCTACATGGAGCGGATTCAAAGCAGATTAAAGTACCTAGAGTGGCAGAGGCACAAGCCAGCCTAGAATGTGTGCTTCACAGCCATCAGCCCCTTGGTATTTATACGCTTATTATTGGGCAGGTTGTCATGTTTCACGTTGATGATAATTTACTCGGCGATCGCTACCATATTAATGGATTTGCACCTATTGGTAGAATGGGTTCTCCTGCTTACTATTGCCGAACAAGCGATCGCTTTGAACTTCCGCGTATTTCCTATGAACAATGGCAAAAAGAGTCTGGATTATAA